A window of the Kosakonia sp. BYX6 genome harbors these coding sequences:
- a CDS encoding TetR/AcrR family transcriptional regulator, translating into MKTQLPTTRDKILSTAERLIYQQGIQATSLDALVKVSGVARKSIYHHFTNKDDIAIAVLDARDDRWMHWFCEETEKAATPHARLIEMFNVLASWFASPEFYGCAFINTACEIGDAEAPVRAICKRHKQRLLSYVQHLCEQAGCAEPEPLARQLLILIDGAITVARVTGDIHAAESAKSVALALLQPANVSTTP; encoded by the coding sequence ATGAAAACACAACTCCCCACGACGCGCGACAAAATCCTTTCCACGGCGGAAAGGCTTATCTATCAACAGGGCATCCAGGCCACCAGCCTCGACGCGCTGGTGAAAGTTTCCGGTGTCGCCCGGAAAAGTATCTATCACCATTTCACGAATAAAGATGACATCGCCATTGCCGTGCTGGATGCCCGCGACGATCGCTGGATGCACTGGTTTTGCGAGGAAACCGAAAAAGCCGCGACGCCGCACGCCCGGCTGATTGAAATGTTTAACGTGCTGGCTAGCTGGTTCGCGTCGCCGGAGTTTTATGGCTGCGCGTTTATCAACACCGCCTGCGAAATCGGTGACGCCGAGGCGCCAGTGCGCGCGATCTGCAAACGGCACAAACAGCGGCTGCTCAGTTACGTTCAGCACTTGTGCGAGCAGGCGGGTTGCGCCGAGCCGGAGCCGCTTGCCAGGCAGTTGCTGATCCTGATCGACGGCGCGATCACGGTTGCCAGAGTCACCGGAGATATCCACGCGGCAGAAAGCGCGAAATCCGTTGCCCTCGCCTTGCTGCAACCCGCCAATGTTTCAACAACACCTTGA
- a CDS encoding MFS transporter — translation MEHTTSSPGNYAAAQQKVPARRTAKIMLSAGVGHFIEWFDFGLYGTLAAIIASNFFVSSDPAVGLLKSFAVFGSGFLMRPLGGLFFGSMGDRLGRRKVLVTVIVITSISTFIMGILPTWQQAGIVAPILLVLTRLLQGFAAGGESSGVITYLAESAPPHRRATLTCWSENFSFMAFVCGSGLVLMLTHWLGESTMNDWGWRIPFLLAAPLGLGGLYMRRNMEDSEEFHKLKASGKLEKSPLRKSLSTSMNALLFCTGFVVVKAVSSWVLQSFMPGYLSTHLHYSRTDSYLITTLGLLSVAICMPLTGYLSDLWGRRPLMLMGCGGFILFTWPAMLLMSQGSVGASIAAMSLLGVFVAMFNGGCGAAMVELFPTAIRYGSIAIAYNLTVAVFGGVTPFASAGLISLTGDPLSPAWYVMGTALISFIVVWIAKETAGKVLD, via the coding sequence ATGGAGCACACAACATCCTCGCCGGGAAACTATGCTGCCGCGCAGCAGAAAGTTCCCGCCAGACGCACCGCCAAAATCATGCTGTCGGCGGGCGTCGGCCACTTTATCGAATGGTTCGACTTCGGGCTGTACGGCACGCTGGCGGCGATCATCGCCAGTAACTTTTTCGTCAGCAGCGACCCGGCGGTCGGCTTGCTGAAATCCTTCGCCGTCTTCGGCTCCGGCTTTTTAATGCGTCCACTCGGCGGGCTGTTTTTCGGATCAATGGGCGACCGGCTGGGGCGGCGCAAAGTGCTGGTGACGGTGATTGTCATTACCTCCATTTCCACCTTCATCATGGGCATTTTGCCCACCTGGCAACAGGCGGGCATTGTTGCGCCGATCCTACTGGTGTTAACCCGCCTGCTCCAGGGCTTTGCCGCTGGCGGCGAGAGTTCCGGCGTGATCACTTATCTTGCCGAAAGCGCCCCACCGCATCGCCGCGCCACGCTGACCTGCTGGAGCGAAAACTTTAGCTTTATGGCCTTTGTTTGCGGCTCCGGGCTGGTGCTGATGCTGACCCACTGGCTGGGCGAAAGCACAATGAACGACTGGGGCTGGCGCATTCCGTTCCTGCTGGCTGCGCCGTTGGGGCTTGGCGGGTTGTATATGCGCCGCAATATGGAAGACTCCGAAGAGTTTCATAAGCTGAAAGCCAGCGGCAAGCTGGAAAAATCCCCGCTGCGCAAATCGCTTTCGACCTCGATGAACGCCCTGCTGTTCTGCACCGGTTTTGTGGTGGTGAAAGCGGTCAGTAGCTGGGTGCTGCAATCCTTTATGCCGGGCTACCTCTCCACGCACCTGCACTACAGCCGCACCGACTCGTATTTGATCACCACGCTTGGGCTGTTGAGCGTCGCGATATGTATGCCGCTCACCGGTTATCTTTCCGACCTCTGGGGACGTCGCCCGCTCATGTTAATGGGCTGCGGCGGTTTTATTCTGTTCACCTGGCCGGCAATGCTACTGATGAGCCAGGGATCCGTTGGCGCGTCGATTGCCGCCATGAGCCTGCTCGGCGTGTTTGTCGCGATGTTTAATGGCGGCTGCGGCGCGGCGATGGTGGAACTTTTCCCGACCGCGATTCGCTACGGCAGTATCGCCATCGCTTACAACCTGACTGTCGCTGTGTTCGGCGGTGTCACGCCGTTCGCCTCGGCAGGCTTGATTTCGCTTACCGGCGACCCGCTCTCCCCGGCGTGGTACGTCATGGGAACGGCGCTTATCTCGTTTATTGTCGTGTGGATTGCCAAAGAAACCGCCGGCAAAGTCCTCGATTAA
- a CDS encoding MerR family transcriptional regulator has translation MAFYSIGEVAERCGINPVTLRAWQRRYGLLKPQRSEGGHRQFDESDIQRIMEIKRWIESGVSVSKVKALLDENVVTDVPGWRSIQEEMMSMLRQVNPARLRAALVELGRQHSSEQLIDEIIMPVRLRLARDHNTARVILSLLDGALIDYAVLRIAAARKDAVKDALLVSWGNDDRTRLWLEAWRLTGQGWRVDVLAEPLDSPHPEFFPGQHLFVWTGRALTQRQTQQLAHWREQGFTVAIHGE, from the coding sequence ATGGCTTTTTACAGTATTGGCGAGGTCGCCGAGCGATGCGGCATAAATCCGGTCACCCTACGCGCATGGCAACGTCGTTATGGATTGCTAAAACCTCAGCGTAGCGAAGGCGGGCATCGCCAGTTTGATGAGTCTGATATCCAGCGCATTATGGAAATAAAGCGCTGGATTGAAAGCGGCGTATCCGTTAGCAAAGTTAAAGCATTGCTTGATGAAAACGTTGTTACCGACGTTCCCGGCTGGAGATCCATTCAGGAAGAGATGATGTCCATGTTGCGCCAGGTGAACCCTGCCCGGCTACGCGCGGCCCTTGTCGAATTAGGCCGCCAACATTCGTCTGAGCAACTGATCGACGAAATCATCATGCCGGTGCGCCTGCGTCTGGCGCGCGATCACAACACGGCGCGGGTCATTTTAAGCCTGCTGGATGGCGCGCTGATTGATTACGCCGTGTTGCGCATTGCTGCGGCGCGCAAAGACGCCGTGAAAGACGCGTTGCTGGTTTCGTGGGGTAATGACGATCGCACGCGTTTATGGCTGGAAGCCTGGCGGCTGACCGGGCAAGGATGGCGTGTTGATGTGCTTGCCGAACCGCTCGACTCCCCTCACCCGGAATTTTTCCCCGGTCAGCATCTGTTTGTCTGGACAGGCAGAGCGTTAACCCAACGCCAGACGCAGCAGTTAGCGCACTGGCGTGAGCAGGGTTTCACCGTCGCGATTCACGGCGAGTAA
- a CDS encoding DHA2 family efflux MFS transporter permease subunit has protein sequence MQDKSAFTPPSLLLATIALSLATFMQVLDTTIANVALPTIAGNLGVSSDQGTWVITSFAVCNAIALPLTGWFTRRFGQLKLFVGSVALFTLTSFLCGFAHSMTELIIFRALQGFFAGPMFPMCQTLLLVIFPTSKRSMALALLSMVTVVAPIIGPITGGWITDNYSWPWIFYINVPIGIFAAIVVWTQLREREETTVSSPIDYIGIALLVLGVGLLQVVLDKGNDLDWFASTEIIVMSIISAIALVSFVMWELGEKHPIVNLRLFRDRNFAIGTATLTLGYAAFFAINIILPQWLQTQMGYTAIWAGLAAAPMGFLPLLMTPFIGRYANKVDLRILAALSFLTMGASCLMRAQFNTNVDFRTIAEVQMFMGIGVAFFFMPITTIVLSNLHGQEVAEGSGLATFFRVLGGSFASSLTTWIWSRREVYHHANLTESVSVYNPAAMDYLHKMGGVTQQHLAAVDNTIATQAYMMSTIDYFWLLGWGFMALMILIWFARPPFVRSGAPGAPSAGH, from the coding sequence ATGCAAGATAAATCGGCATTTACGCCGCCCAGCCTGCTGCTGGCGACGATTGCGCTGTCGCTGGCGACGTTTATGCAGGTGCTGGATACCACCATCGCTAACGTGGCCTTGCCGACCATCGCCGGGAATCTGGGCGTCAGTTCGGATCAGGGCACCTGGGTTATCACCTCGTTTGCGGTGTGTAACGCCATCGCGCTGCCGTTAACCGGCTGGTTTACCCGCCGCTTCGGGCAACTGAAGCTGTTTGTCGGCTCTGTGGCGCTGTTTACACTGACGTCGTTCTTGTGCGGCTTCGCCCACAGCATGACCGAGTTGATTATCTTCCGCGCCTTGCAGGGTTTTTTCGCCGGGCCGATGTTCCCGATGTGCCAGACGTTGTTACTCGTTATCTTCCCGACCAGCAAGCGCAGTATGGCGCTGGCGCTATTGTCGATGGTTACCGTGGTCGCGCCGATCATCGGGCCGATCACCGGCGGCTGGATCACCGACAACTACTCGTGGCCGTGGATTTTCTATATCAACGTGCCGATCGGCATTTTCGCGGCAATTGTTGTCTGGACCCAACTGCGCGAGCGCGAGGAAACCACCGTCTCGTCGCCGATTGATTACATCGGCATTGCGTTGTTGGTGCTGGGTGTCGGCCTGTTGCAAGTGGTGCTGGATAAAGGCAACGATCTCGACTGGTTCGCTTCGACAGAAATCATCGTTATGTCGATTATCTCGGCGATTGCGCTGGTGTCGTTTGTCATGTGGGAACTGGGCGAGAAGCACCCGATTGTTAACCTGCGGCTGTTTCGCGATCGCAACTTTGCCATTGGCACCGCGACATTAACGCTCGGTTACGCGGCGTTTTTCGCCATCAACATTATTCTGCCGCAGTGGCTGCAAACCCAGATGGGCTACACCGCCATTTGGGCCGGGCTGGCAGCGGCGCCGATGGGCTTTTTACCGCTGTTGATGACACCGTTTATTGGCCGCTACGCCAACAAAGTGGATTTGCGCATTCTGGCCGCGCTGTCGTTCCTGACCATGGGCGCGTCTTGCCTGATGCGCGCGCAGTTCAACACCAACGTCGATTTTCGCACCATCGCCGAAGTGCAGATGTTTATGGGTATTGGCGTGGCGTTTTTCTTTATGCCAATCACCACCATTGTGCTGTCGAATTTGCACGGACAGGAAGTGGCGGAAGGCTCCGGCCTGGCGACCTTTTTCCGTGTGCTGGGCGGTTCGTTTGCCTCCTCGCTCACCACCTGGATCTGGTCGCGGCGCGAGGTTTATCATCATGCCAACCTCACCGAGAGCGTCTCTGTCTATAACCCGGCGGCAATGGACTACCTGCACAAAATGGGCGGCGTGACGCAGCAGCACCTGGCGGCGGTGGATAACACCATCGCAACGCAGGCGTACATGATGTCAACCATCGACTATTTCTGGCTGCTGGGCTGGGGCTTTATGGCGTTGATGATCTTGATTTGGTTTGCGCGACCGCCGTTTGTGCGCTCCGGTGCGCCGGGCGCGCCGTCGGCAGGGCATTAA
- a CDS encoding MarR family transcriptional regulator: MSNAADIPNPKLHLGLLIHLANQFKDQLISNYFSPADITAAQFKVLISIYKGFNSPVEVSKNLLMDAGAMSRMLERMVKRELILRTTNPEDKRQVILALTEKGRCICDRFQNEALASILSSLTSRLTPEESQLLVELLIKMLPDEATQPHR; encoded by the coding sequence ATGAGTAACGCTGCGGATATTCCTAACCCCAAACTGCATCTCGGTTTGCTGATCCATCTGGCGAACCAGTTCAAAGACCAACTGATCAGCAACTACTTTTCGCCAGCGGATATCACCGCGGCGCAGTTCAAAGTGCTGATCAGCATTTACAAAGGGTTCAATAGCCCGGTGGAAGTGAGCAAAAATTTGCTGATGGACGCCGGGGCGATGAGCCGCATGCTCGAACGCATGGTCAAACGCGAGCTCATTTTGCGCACCACCAACCCCGAGGATAAACGCCAGGTCATCCTGGCCCTGACCGAAAAAGGGCGCTGTATTTGCGATCGTTTTCAGAACGAGGCGCTGGCCTCGATCTTAAGTTCGCTGACCTCGCGCCTGACGCCCGAAGAATCCCAACTGCTGGTAGAGCTTCTGATCAAAATGCTGCCGGACGAGGCAACCCAGCCACATCGCTAA
- a CDS encoding efflux RND transporter periplasmic adaptor subunit, with protein MSTTATQPERAPSKRKRNFAILFIVLFLIAAGCLAWYLLYARYYETTDDAYVNANLVTLTPQIAGTVTQVSVDEGDYVQKGQPLVLLDPSDTDIALQQAQADLANTVRQVRGLYSTADNYRAQVAAKKVALQTAQSDYARRQKIFATGAVTAEDLAHYRDTVTSAQSDLAAAQQALNTNLAMVDDTVIDSHPEIKSAVATLRQRFLDNARSTIVAPVSGYVAKRAVQLGMRVDSGSTLMSIVPLDQVWVDANFKESQMNTMRLGQKVTLTADLYGDDVEYHGTIESLGIGTGSAFSLLPAQNASGNWIKIIQRLPVRITLDPHDMQKHPLRVGLSMFARVDIRETDGHLLPQKTVAAPRFTTDVYQNALENADKLVAKILHDNSQPVASSRAR; from the coding sequence ATGTCAACTACTGCTACACAACCCGAGCGTGCACCGAGTAAACGTAAGCGCAATTTCGCTATTTTGTTCATTGTCTTGTTCTTGATCGCTGCGGGTTGCCTTGCGTGGTATCTGCTGTATGCGCGTTATTACGAAACCACCGATGACGCCTACGTCAACGCCAACCTGGTGACCCTGACGCCGCAAATCGCCGGTACCGTGACGCAAGTTTCCGTTGATGAAGGCGACTATGTGCAAAAAGGCCAGCCGTTGGTGCTGCTTGACCCAAGCGATACCGACATCGCTCTGCAACAGGCGCAAGCCGACCTCGCCAATACCGTGCGCCAGGTGCGCGGGCTTTACAGCACCGCTGATAATTACCGCGCCCAGGTCGCCGCGAAAAAAGTCGCGCTGCAAACCGCGCAAAGCGACTATGCCCGCCGTCAGAAGATTTTCGCCACTGGCGCGGTCACGGCGGAAGATCTTGCCCATTATCGTGACACTGTCACCAGCGCGCAAAGCGATTTAGCTGCCGCACAGCAGGCATTGAACACTAATCTGGCGATGGTGGATGACACCGTGATCGACAGCCACCCGGAGATCAAAAGCGCCGTCGCCACCCTGCGCCAGCGTTTCCTCGATAACGCACGCAGCACCATCGTTGCGCCGGTGAGCGGCTATGTCGCCAAACGCGCCGTCCAGCTTGGCATGCGCGTCGATTCCGGCAGCACGCTGATGTCGATTGTGCCGCTCGATCAAGTTTGGGTGGACGCCAACTTCAAAGAGAGCCAGATGAACACCATGCGTCTGGGGCAAAAAGTCACGCTGACGGCGGATCTCTACGGCGATGATGTCGAATACCACGGCACCATTGAGAGCCTCGGCATTGGTACCGGCAGCGCGTTCTCATTGCTGCCAGCGCAGAATGCCAGCGGCAACTGGATCAAGATTATTCAGCGTCTGCCGGTGCGCATTACCCTTGATCCGCACGACATGCAGAAGCACCCGCTGCGCGTCGGTTTGTCGATGTTCGCCCGCGTCGATATCCGCGAGACGGACGGTCACTTGCTGCCGCAAAAAACCGTGGCAGCACCGCGCTTTACCACCGACGTTTACCAAAACGCGCTGGAAAATGCCGATAAGCTGGTGGCGAAAATTCTTCATGACAACAGCCAGCCGGTAGCGTCATCCCGCGCCCGCTAA
- a CDS encoding diguanylate phosphodiesterase has translation MLTTIIYRSHLRDDVTYQMLEEMVAAANIKNGQANVTGILLFNGTHFFQLLEGPEETVVPIYDAICADPRHYNVVELLRDYAPSRRFGKTGMELFDLRDHNSEAVLQTVLDKGTSKYQLIYDDRALQFFQTFVEEGEKENYFEIPSADSWEFIADGNAIALPASASDNPADCRFAFQPLIDPFAREIVAIEALLRTPAGDSPQTYFAGLTGDALYQADLQSKKVAFAMAAALNLGAQTLSVNLLPMTLVEIPHAVEFILQEINANGLVPEQVIVEFTESEIISRLDEFTRAVKLLKGAGIRVAIDHFGAGFAGLVLLAQFQPDRIKINRDLIQDVHKSGSRQAIVQAIIKCCTSLEIAVSAVGIEKAEEWMWLESAGISQFQGFLFARPDLGGIPAVAWPEKKEE, from the coding sequence ATGCTCACTACCATTATTTACCGTAGCCATCTGCGTGACGACGTTACCTACCAGATGCTTGAAGAGATGGTCGCAGCAGCCAATATCAAGAATGGTCAGGCAAACGTCACCGGCATTTTGCTGTTCAACGGCACGCATTTCTTCCAGTTGCTGGAAGGGCCGGAGGAGACGGTTGTTCCCATCTATGACGCCATTTGCGCGGACCCACGTCATTACAATGTGGTGGAGTTGCTGCGTGATTACGCGCCTTCTCGCCGCTTTGGTAAAACGGGCATGGAGCTCTTTGATTTACGCGATCACAACAGTGAGGCGGTTTTGCAGACGGTGCTCGACAAAGGTACCTCTAAGTACCAGTTGATTTATGACGATCGCGCGTTGCAGTTTTTTCAAACCTTTGTCGAAGAGGGTGAAAAAGAGAACTACTTTGAGATCCCGTCAGCCGATAGCTGGGAGTTTATTGCCGATGGCAACGCCATCGCCCTGCCTGCCTCGGCAAGCGATAACCCCGCCGATTGCCGCTTTGCGTTTCAACCGCTGATCGATCCGTTTGCCCGCGAAATTGTCGCCATTGAAGCGCTGCTGCGCACGCCCGCCGGTGATTCGCCGCAAACCTATTTCGCGGGGTTGACGGGCGATGCGCTGTACCAGGCCGATCTGCAAAGTAAGAAAGTCGCTTTCGCCATGGCCGCCGCGTTAAACCTTGGCGCGCAGACGCTCTCCGTCAACCTGTTGCCAATGACGTTGGTTGAAATCCCGCACGCGGTCGAGTTTATTTTGCAGGAGATCAACGCCAACGGGCTGGTACCTGAGCAGGTGATTGTCGAGTTTACCGAAAGCGAAATCATCTCCCGTCTTGATGAGTTCACCCGTGCGGTGAAACTGCTGAAAGGCGCCGGTATTCGCGTGGCGATTGATCACTTTGGCGCGGGCTTTGCGGGCCTGGTGCTGCTGGCGCAGTTCCAGCCGGATCGCATCAAAATTAATCGTGATCTGATTCAGGATGTGCACAAGAGCGGCTCGCGCCAGGCGATTGTCCAGGCCATTATTAAATGTTGTACATCGTTGGAAATCGCCGTGTCCGCCGTCGGCATTGAGAAAGCGGAAGAGTGGATGTGGCTGGAGTCTGCGGGCATTTCGCAGTTCCAGGGTTTTCTGTTCGCCCGCCCGGATCTGGGCGGTATTCCTGCGGTGGCGTGGCCTGAGAAGAAAGAAGAATGA
- a CDS encoding MFS transporter, translated as MAPVLPGSDGRLLQHRSFVAFWLARTSSSFGFQMLSIIVGWQIYSQTQSAFWLGMIGLVQFIPSVTLALPAGHIADQFDRRRVVLLGQICEWVAIVALAWLTWQGDASVWVILALIFVISCAKTVESPSMISMLPALVPTSILPRATAANAVSGQAAQIVGPALGGFLYAAGADVVYSVTAALYLVSLLLVITLRYEQAPPKRTPATLSSLFAGVNFIRNRPDVLGVISLDLFAVLLGGATALLPIFAHDVLHTGPLGLGLLRSAPAVGALLIGFWLSHRSLKRNVGMIMFMCVAGFGVATLVFAFSSWMWLSLLALFALGGFDMVSMVIRGSLVQLDTPDDMRGRVNAVNSIFINTSNQLGEFESGMLAAWLGAVPAAALGGIGTLVVVGLWMKWFPGLRHRQRLESTPE; from the coding sequence ATGGCACCTGTTTTACCCGGCAGTGATGGACGTTTATTGCAGCACCGTTCGTTTGTGGCGTTCTGGCTGGCACGAACCAGCTCCAGTTTCGGTTTCCAGATGTTGTCGATAATCGTCGGCTGGCAGATTTACTCCCAGACCCAGAGCGCGTTTTGGCTCGGCATGATTGGCCTTGTGCAGTTTATTCCCTCCGTCACGCTGGCGCTGCCTGCCGGGCATATCGCCGATCAGTTTGACCGGCGTCGCGTCGTGCTGCTGGGGCAGATTTGTGAATGGGTGGCAATTGTCGCGCTGGCGTGGCTGACATGGCAGGGCGATGCCAGCGTGTGGGTGATCCTCGCGCTGATTTTTGTTATCTCCTGCGCGAAAACCGTGGAATCCCCGTCGATGATCTCAATGCTGCCCGCGCTGGTGCCGACGTCGATTTTGCCACGGGCAACCGCGGCGAATGCCGTTTCCGGCCAGGCGGCGCAAATCGTTGGCCCGGCGCTCGGCGGTTTTCTCTATGCGGCAGGCGCGGATGTGGTCTACAGCGTCACCGCCGCGCTGTATCTGGTCTCGCTGCTGCTGGTGATCACGCTGCGTTATGAGCAGGCGCCACCGAAACGCACGCCAGCCACGCTTTCCTCGCTGTTTGCCGGGGTGAATTTTATCCGCAACCGCCCGGATGTGCTGGGTGTGATTTCGCTGGATCTGTTCGCCGTGCTGCTCGGCGGCGCGACCGCGTTGTTGCCGATTTTCGCCCACGATGTGTTGCACACCGGCCCGCTTGGGCTGGGCCTGTTGCGCAGTGCGCCCGCCGTTGGCGCCTTGCTGATCGGCTTCTGGCTCAGCCATCGTTCACTGAAACGCAATGTCGGCATGATCATGTTTATGTGTGTGGCGGGCTTTGGCGTGGCAACGCTGGTGTTTGCCTTCTCAAGCTGGATGTGGCTCTCGCTGCTGGCGCTGTTCGCCCTCGGTGGTTTCGATATGGTGAGTATGGTGATCCGTGGTTCGCTGGTGCAACTTGATACCCCCGATGACATGCGCGGGCGCGTCAACGCGGTGAACTCCATCTTTATCAATACCTCCAACCAGCTTGGCGAGTTTGAGTCCGGCATGCTGGCCGCCTGGCTCGGTGCGGTGCCCGCGGCGGCGCTGGGCGGCATCGGTACACTTGTCGTGGTTGGGCTGTGGATGAAGTGGTTCCCTGGCCTGCGCCATCGCCAGCGCCTGGAAAGCACGCCGGAATAA
- a CDS encoding glycoside hydrolase family 15 protein translates to MKTDSNTITVIDKHGIIGNLQTCALVTVEGMIDFLCWPNLDSPSIFTSLLDPKKGGYFSLAPVGDAWRAIQHYLPDSNVLQTRWLSKGAMVELTDFIAINDDVDANPVIIRKIKMIYGSATIKLHCSPRFNYASEIPEVSVDKKVYCFKGEQNVAMTLASSQPLKVKKGQLDGEFTLMEGECAEFVFGDAKVKHAALKHVDQEYHKTLAFWQQWVSQSKYRGRWREAVTRSSLVLKLLTSQRYGSIAAAATFGLPELPGGERNWDYRATWLRDASFSCYALIRLGYVEEAKAFSAWIGRCMENSKFDPKRLQVMYRLDSETDLTEEILPHLAGYLNSKPVRKGNEAYKQLQLDIYGELLDAVYLTTKYGDNVSHRGWGHVVRLVDYVCEIWDSPDAGIWEMRGEPANFLYSRLMCWVALDRALRLGAKRSLSMPFAKWEATRQKIRDDIWNNFWNDELGHFTSTRHGTDLDGSMLLMPLFRFIGSKDPDWLATLAAIRKKLMRDGMVRRYLQAETPSDSLRGEEGYFVPCSFWYVECLARADFVDEARIEFERLLHYANHLGLYAEEFDERGFPLGNFPQALSHLALISAAFYLDKKMSGNQQTWQP, encoded by the coding sequence ATGAAAACTGACAGCAACACCATTACGGTTATTGATAAGCATGGGATCATTGGCAACCTGCAAACCTGTGCGCTGGTGACCGTCGAAGGCATGATTGATTTTCTCTGCTGGCCCAATTTAGACAGCCCGTCCATTTTCACCTCGTTGCTCGATCCTAAAAAAGGCGGTTATTTCTCCCTCGCGCCGGTGGGGGACGCGTGGCGGGCGATTCAGCATTACCTGCCGGACAGCAATGTGCTGCAAACCCGCTGGTTGTCGAAGGGGGCAATGGTCGAGCTAACGGACTTTATCGCCATCAATGACGACGTTGATGCCAACCCGGTGATCATCCGCAAAATCAAAATGATATACGGCAGCGCGACGATCAAACTGCACTGCTCGCCGCGCTTCAATTACGCCAGTGAAATCCCTGAGGTGAGCGTCGATAAAAAGGTTTACTGCTTTAAGGGCGAGCAAAACGTCGCCATGACGCTGGCGTCCTCTCAGCCGTTGAAGGTGAAAAAAGGCCAACTCGACGGCGAATTTACCCTGATGGAAGGCGAGTGCGCCGAGTTTGTGTTTGGCGACGCGAAGGTGAAACACGCCGCCTTAAAACACGTGGATCAGGAGTACCACAAGACGCTGGCATTCTGGCAGCAGTGGGTCAGCCAAAGCAAATATCGCGGACGCTGGCGCGAAGCGGTGACGCGCTCATCGCTGGTGCTGAAACTGTTAACCTCGCAGCGTTACGGTTCGATCGCGGCAGCGGCGACGTTCGGTTTGCCGGAACTGCCCGGCGGTGAACGCAATTGGGATTACCGCGCCACCTGGCTGCGCGATGCGTCGTTCAGTTGTTACGCGTTGATTCGCCTGGGCTATGTCGAGGAAGCCAAAGCCTTTAGCGCGTGGATTGGTCGCTGCATGGAAAACAGCAAATTCGACCCGAAACGCTTACAGGTGATGTACCGGCTGGACAGTGAAACGGATTTGACCGAGGAAATCTTGCCGCATCTTGCCGGCTACCTGAATTCAAAGCCGGTGCGCAAGGGCAACGAAGCCTATAAACAACTGCAACTGGATATCTACGGTGAATTGCTGGACGCCGTGTATCTCACCACCAAATATGGCGACAACGTGTCGCACCGCGGTTGGGGGCATGTGGTTCGGCTGGTGGATTATGTCTGCGAGATTTGGGACTCGCCGGATGCGGGGATCTGGGAAATGCGCGGCGAACCGGCGAATTTCCTCTACTCGCGTTTGATGTGCTGGGTGGCGCTGGATCGCGCGCTGCGTCTGGGCGCCAAGCGTTCACTCTCAATGCCGTTTGCCAAATGGGAAGCAACGCGGCAGAAAATTCGCGACGATATCTGGAACAATTTCTGGAACGATGAATTGGGGCATTTCACGTCGACGCGGCACGGCACCGATCTCGACGGTTCGATGCTGCTCATGCCGCTGTTTCGTTTTATCGGCTCGAAAGATCCGGACTGGCTGGCGACGCTTGCGGCGATTCGCAAAAAGTTGATGCGCGACGGCATGGTGCGTCGCTATCTGCAAGCGGAAACGCCGTCGGATTCACTGCGCGGCGAAGAGGGTTATTTTGTGCCCTGTTCGTTCTGGTATGTGGAGTGTCTGGCGCGGGCGGATTTTGTTGATGAAGCGAGGATCGAGTTCGAACGCTTGCTGCATTACGCCAACCATTTGGGGCTGTACGCCGAAGAGTTTGATGAGCGCGGCTTTCCACTCGGCAACTTCCCGCAGGCGCTTTCGCATCTCGCGCTGATCAGTGCGGCGTTCTACCTCGATAAAAAGATGTCCGGGAATCAGCAGACCTGGCAACCGTAA
- a CDS encoding nuclear transport factor 2 family protein → MSEQHTTRPPLPPFTRESAIEKVRLAEDGWNSRDPAKVVLAYSPETKWRNRAEFVTGRAECQAFLERKWKKELDYRLIKEMWAFTENVIAVRFAYEWHDDSGNWFRSYGNENWEFGPDGLMTRRYACINDLPIAEADRKYHWPLGRRPDDHPGLSDLGL, encoded by the coding sequence ATGTCTGAACAACACACAACCCGACCGCCCCTGCCGCCGTTTACCCGCGAATCGGCAATCGAAAAAGTACGCCTGGCGGAAGATGGCTGGAACAGCCGTGACCCGGCAAAAGTGGTGCTGGCCTATTCGCCGGAGACAAAATGGCGCAACCGCGCAGAGTTTGTTACCGGGCGCGCGGAGTGTCAGGCGTTTCTGGAGCGCAAATGGAAAAAAGAACTGGATTACCGCCTGATCAAAGAGATGTGGGCATTTACTGAAAATGTGATTGCCGTGCGTTTCGCCTACGAGTGGCATGATGATTCGGGAAACTGGTTTCGATCGTACGGCAATGAAAACTGGGAATTCGGCCCGGACGGCCTGATGACGCGGCGTTACGCCTGCATTAACGATCTGCCGATCGCCGAAGCCGATCGCAAATATCACTGGCCGCTCGGCCGACGCCCGGACGATCATCCGGGGTTGTCGGATTTGGGGCTGTAA